In Antedon mediterranea chromosome 10, ecAntMedi1.1, whole genome shotgun sequence, one genomic interval encodes:
- the LOC140060095 gene encoding lactoylglutathione lyase-like → MSGLSKSEIENACATPDESTQDFIMQQTMYRIKDPKVSLDFYTRVLGMRLLHTLDYPSMTFSLYFMGYCKAEDIPVDIAERTKWCFLQKGTIELTYNYGTESDPEFKGYHNGNTEPKGFGHIGLSVPDVDVACKRFEELGVKFIKKPNDGKMKGLAFIQDPDGYWIEILTANRMPTL, encoded by the exons atgtCAGGTTTGTCGAAGAGCGAGATAGAGAATGCATGTGCCACTCCCGACGAAAGCACACAG GATTTTATAATGCAACAAACGATGTACAGAATAAAAGATCCGAAAGTATCTCTAGATTTCTACACAAGAGTTTTAGGAATGCG gttaCTTCACACTCTTGACTATCCAAGTATGacattttcactatattttatgGGCTACTGTAAAGCCGAGGATATTCCAGTTGATATTGCAGAAAGAACAAAGTGGTGTTTTCTTCAGAAGGGTACGATTGAACTAACATA taattaTGGAACTGAATCTGACCCAGAGTTCAAAGGTTATCACAATGGTAATACTGAGCCAAAAGGTTTTG GGCACATTGGACTTTCCGTCCCTGATGTAGATGTTGCTTGTAAACGATTTGAAGAACTTGGGGTCAAATTTATCAAGAAGCCTAATGATG GTAAAATGAAAGGGTTGGCGTTTATTCAAGATCCTGATGGCTATTGGATAGAGATACTGACTGCCAATAGAATGCCAACTTTATAA
- the LOC140060094 gene encoding zinc transporter 6-like: protein MASDRLTFNVKTSTLQNQNERFLNRKITSNAMENNFGHTAYDSKKMDGLVALDIDAPDISMDIASTAGGGEYVSADLRQRGTTIASSKGQISGTIQPFSRGQSGLIGRVLQEWKSLAGQAQTRRLAAVSIFTMLCILILLIWCNSTGSMALTAYTNLLIFDLTYLGTALVSIWVRNQTPTSSFSFGFERFEVLAVFGSTMLAIFGSVFIMKESTELLLQPEEVHTGRLLLGAGLGFFCHIFVIYGVKNVAFDHVIAASSSSWLQVHFADMSRSFCTVLPGLDRLLLPRVNPLMLIGLAGGVALFIVDLLLDVNNYNIADILAAYSIALMISGTMFPMSVYSGTILLQTTPEYVIGQLDKSLREASTLDGVLEFRNEHFWTLSFGTLAGSLHVRVRRDADEQLVLAHVSNKLSNLVVNLTIQVIKDDWTRPSTMAGFNRSALKSFTSLPPPAPLAPSVSNVYNPRDLPYRIASGLEKDYKSAVLSTPTRASSTPQGTPMKDLSFHSTLEPISNGSQPQIPSVPSRYSAAANPVLSALNSKQLSDGTLGQIRSTTRVGIDFTKPSLPKDTYGVQSTGSNPIHASNRQGAGSFDMNNLGKVNFYGSEGSRQSYTDRFTENR, encoded by the exons ATGGCTTCCGATCGACTGACTTTTAACGTAAAAACATCCACGTTGCAGAACCAAAATGAACggtttttaaatagaaaaattacATCTAATGCAATGGAAAATAACTTTGGACATACGGCGTATGACTCAAAGAAAATGGACGGGCTAGTGGCGTTGGATATTGACGCTCCAGACATTTCCATGGATATAGCCTCGACTGCAGGAGGTGGAGAGTACGTTTCAGCCG ATCTGAGACAACGAGGTACAACCATCGCTTCTTCTAAAGGTCAAATATCAGGAACAATTCAACCATTCTCAAGAGGCCAAAGTGGCTTGATTGGCAGGGTTTTGCAGGAATGGAAGTCATTGGCAGGTCAGGCAcag ACCAGAAGACTTGCTGCTGTTAGTATATTCACAATGCTTTGTATATTAATCTTATTAATATGGTGTAATTCAACAGGCAGTATGG CATTAACAGCATATACAAATCTACTAATCTTTGACCTAACCTATCTTGGAACAGCTTTAGTTAGTATATGGGTGAGGAATCAGACGCCTACGTCGTCATTTTCATTCGG gTTTGAAAGGTTTGAAGTATTAGCTGTTTTTGGTAGTACGATGTTGGCAATATTTGGTTCAGTCTTCATAATGAAAGAAAG TACTGAGCTCTTACTGCAGCCTGAAGAGGTGCACACTGGTAGGCTGCTGCTTGGGGCTGGCCTCGGCTTCTTCTGTCATATATTTGTGATTTACGGCGTCAAGAACGTAGCATTTGATCACGTGATAGCTGCATCTAGTTCCAGTTGGTTGCAAGTACATTTCGCAGACATGAGTAGAAG TTTTTGTACCGTATTACCAGGTTTAGATAGGCTTCTGTTACCCCGTGTTAACCCTCTTATGCTGATTGGTCTGGCTGGTGGTGTTGCTTTGTTTATTGTTGATCTTCTTCTTGATGTAAA TAACTATAACATAGCTGATATATTGGCAGCCTACAGTATAGCATTGATGATATCTGGCACCATGTTTCCTATGAGTGTGTACAGTGGTACAATCTTGCTTCAGACCACTCCAGAGTATGTCATAGGACAACTGGACAAGAGTCTAAGAGAG GCGTCGACCTTAGACGGTGTATTAGAGTTCCGTAATGAACATTTCTGGACATTGTCATTTGGGACACTTGCTGGTTCATTACATGTACGGGTTCGACGGGACGCAGATGAGCAG CTTGTTTTAGCACACGTTTCAAACAAATTATCCAATCTAGTCGTGAACTTAACAATTCAGGTGATAAAGGACGATTGGACGCGACCATCCACGATGGCAGGCTTCAATAGAAGCGCTTTAAAATCATTCACTAGCCTCCCACCACCAGCACCTTTAGCGCCAAGTGTATCAAATGTGTATAACCCAAGAGACCTACCATACCGGATAGCGTCTGGACTTGAGAAAGATTATAAATCAGCTGTTTTATCGACGCCAACTCGTGCGTCAAGTACTCCTCAGGGAACCCCAATGAAGGATTTGAGTTTTCATTCAACTTTAGAACCAATTTCAAATGGATCGCAACCGCAAATTCCGAGCGTACCATCACGTTACTCTGCTGCAGCTAATCCGGTGTTATCTGCGTTGAATTCTAAACAATTGTCAGACGGTACTTTGGGTCAAATTAGGTCAACAACAAGAGTTGGGATTGATTTTACAAAGCCTAGCTTGCCTAAAGACACTTACGGAGTGCAAAGCACCGGATCGAACCCTATTCATGCATCAAACAGGCAAGGTGCTGGGTCATTTGATATGAATAACTTGGGAAAAGTAAACTTTTATGGTAGTGAGGGCAGTAGACAATCTTATACCGATAGATTTACCGAAAACAGGTGA